In Myotis daubentonii chromosome 10, mMyoDau2.1, whole genome shotgun sequence, one genomic interval encodes:
- the NDUFB2 gene encoding NADH dehydrogenase [ubiquinone] 1 beta subcomplex subunit 2, mitochondrial, protein MSALTRLAPFARGGGSLFRGLRARAAGSGVRHAGGGVHIEPRYREFPQLTRSQVIKGEFFSATMWFWILWRFWHDSDAVLGHFPYPDPSQWTDEELGILPDDED, encoded by the exons ATGTCGGCTCTGACGCGGCTGGCGCCTTTCGCTCGCGGCGGAGGCAGCCTCTTCAGAGGCCTCCGCGCGCGGGCGGCTGGAAGCGGAGTCCGTCA TGCTGGTGGCGGTGTGCACATTGAGCCCAGGTACAGAGAGTTTCCCCAGCTCACCAGGTCCCAGGTGATCAAGGGTGAGTTCTTCAGTGCAACCATGTGGTTCTGGATTCTCTGGCGCTTTTGGCATGACTCGGATGCTGTGCTG GGTCACTTTCCATATCCAGATCCTTCCCAATGGACGGATGAAGAATTGGGTATCCTTCCAGATGATGAAGACTGA